The Sphingobium sp. JS3065 genome includes a region encoding these proteins:
- a CDS encoding DsbC family protein: protein MRRAVELLAASLLLAGTSAFAQNAPIAAPSDPLPAAAADAQRQLRQTFTNLSFEDFGPAPVKGAIYQATAGGRIIYFAPESGHLLFAAVYDKNGINVTAMAQDASARKRLGAIDPADALVIGPAGAPQVIEFTDPDCPYCQALDRFWAAKAAEGKPVQRLIYFVSTIHPDAAAKAEHILCSPDKEAAFKAVYAGAKPAVLLKCQAGQQKVAKDARTVSKMGIAGTPTLFVDGKLVSGFQQAELQAFLDQKGNVDAQP, encoded by the coding sequence GTGCGTCGCGCCGTTGAACTGCTGGCAGCTTCGTTGCTGCTCGCGGGGACATCCGCGTTTGCGCAGAATGCCCCGATAGCGGCCCCGAGTGATCCTCTGCCCGCGGCAGCTGCAGACGCCCAGCGTCAATTGCGCCAGACCTTCACCAACCTCAGCTTTGAGGACTTCGGACCAGCGCCCGTCAAGGGAGCCATCTATCAGGCGACGGCCGGTGGGCGCATCATCTATTTTGCGCCGGAGAGTGGTCATCTGCTGTTCGCAGCCGTCTACGACAAGAACGGCATCAACGTCACCGCAATGGCCCAGGATGCGAGCGCGCGAAAGCGGCTCGGCGCGATCGACCCAGCCGATGCGCTTGTGATCGGTCCGGCCGGTGCGCCCCAGGTGATCGAGTTCACCGATCCCGACTGCCCCTATTGCCAGGCGCTCGATCGCTTTTGGGCGGCGAAGGCCGCCGAGGGCAAGCCGGTTCAGCGGCTGATCTACTTCGTCAGCACGATCCATCCGGATGCCGCGGCGAAAGCCGAGCATATCCTCTGCTCCCCCGACAAGGAAGCCGCGTTCAAAGCGGTCTATGCCGGCGCGAAGCCCGCAGTGCTCCTCAAATGCCAGGCCGGACAGCAGAAGGTCGCGAAGGACGCGCGCACCGTCAGCAAGATGGGCATCGCCGGTACGCCGACGCTGTTCGTCGATGGCAAGCTCGTCTCCGGTTTTCAGCAGGCCGAGCTCCAGGCGTTCCTCGATCAGAAGGGCAACGTCGATGCACAACCCTGA
- a CDS encoding lasso peptide biosynthesis B2 protein, whose product MRYRLRDNLYAAKADKLILLDLEADRYFALPPSLEMALREVIAQPETTDPACENIALLVRQKLIVEEPTVASNPDTAILPAAERELILPACVRPHWTLTAQLAAIQINMAIKCRAMGLNRLRADTFRSRARYAPRQDSGLETYFLIAASFAKLDYIFPVADRCLVRTLSFLRASHVRGYFPSFVVGVQARPFSAHCWAQSGDLVLNDRLENVAGYVPILVI is encoded by the coding sequence ATGCGCTATCGCCTTCGTGACAATCTCTATGCTGCCAAAGCAGACAAACTCATCCTTCTGGATCTTGAAGCGGATCGCTATTTCGCCTTGCCGCCTTCGCTCGAAATGGCGCTACGCGAAGTTATAGCACAGCCCGAGACTACCGACCCAGCTTGTGAAAACATCGCCCTTCTTGTGCGGCAAAAGCTGATCGTGGAGGAGCCGACGGTCGCGTCGAACCCGGACACGGCAATTCTTCCTGCCGCGGAGCGGGAATTGATTCTGCCGGCATGCGTCCGGCCACACTGGACTCTGACAGCACAACTTGCGGCCATCCAGATCAATATGGCGATCAAGTGCCGGGCAATGGGCCTCAATCGGCTGCGTGCTGACACATTTCGGAGCCGTGCTCGATACGCCCCTCGACAGGACAGCGGCCTGGAAACCTATTTTTTGATCGCCGCGAGCTTTGCGAAACTGGACTATATATTTCCCGTCGCTGATCGCTGTCTGGTGCGCACATTGTCTTTCCTGCGTGCAAGCCACGTCCGCGGCTATTTCCCATCGTTCGTCGTCGGCGTTCAAGCCAGGCCATTTTCAGCCCATTGTTGGGCGCAATCGGGAGACCTCGTGCTCAATGACAGGCTCGAGAATGTTGCCGGTTACGTGCCCATTCTCGTGATCTGA
- a CDS encoding benenodin family lasso peptide — protein sequence MQRNDEHHDDELIDLGSAIAETKGANQGQSDAEGQPRSLIGGISDD from the coding sequence ATGCAACGCAATGACGAACATCACGACGACGAACTGATCGATCTCGGTTCGGCCATCGCCGAAACCAAAGGCGCCAACCAAGGCCAGTCAGATGCAGAGGGCCAGCCGCGCAGTCTGATCGGCGGCATTTCCGACGACTGA
- a CDS encoding helix-turn-helix domain-containing protein, with translation MSLDCAASVADAPLSYVKEQSGRQIEEARKKIGITQRELARNLGMGVRWLREIESGNPKSKLDDHLRCAYRLGLSTGHILIPLLFAGQRMCFPRQLAAGDLCDLERLCVEVVAERNLSQLTNALTPRWQPSALAAGAS, from the coding sequence ATGTCGCTGGATTGCGCGGCTTCCGTTGCTGATGCACCGCTCTCGTATGTGAAAGAACAGTCGGGACGGCAGATTGAGGAAGCACGGAAGAAGATAGGTATCACGCAGCGCGAGCTGGCCAGGAATCTCGGTATGGGAGTCCGCTGGCTGCGCGAGATTGAGTCCGGAAACCCGAAGTCGAAGCTCGATGATCATCTGCGCTGCGCATATCGGCTTGGTTTGTCGACCGGCCACATTCTCATCCCCCTGTTGTTCGCGGGCCAGCGCATGTGCTTCCCAAGGCAGCTCGCGGCTGGCGATCTTTGCGATCTCGAGCGGCTATGCGTTGAAGTCGTCGCAGAGCGGAATCTTAGCCAGCTGACCAATGCCCTTACGCCCAGATGGCAGCCCTCGGCGCTCGCAGCAGGGGCGAGCTAG
- a CDS encoding GntR family transcriptional regulator yields the protein MSAADPITQERVYRALKADYLAGLFHAGEKLEIQDIADRHGASKTPVREAACRLMGEGLVEPDSAGGFRVTLATPLELIHLYAWNTHLLLGLAQRMKKSVLSQTLDRFSRAGFGSTPVEIATLTGSIFLAFAESTGNTEAMAAIAQINERLFYQRVAGAAKIKEAARELRTMTNSAVADVHKSVHRRIESYHERRIDHQQQIIQKQAQEALER from the coding sequence ATGTCTGCAGCGGATCCGATCACGCAAGAGCGCGTCTATCGCGCACTCAAGGCAGACTATCTGGCGGGTCTCTTCCACGCTGGTGAGAAACTCGAGATCCAGGACATCGCAGACCGCCATGGGGCGAGCAAAACACCTGTGCGAGAAGCAGCCTGTCGACTGATGGGGGAGGGCTTGGTCGAGCCAGATAGCGCTGGCGGATTTCGGGTCACGCTTGCGACCCCGCTAGAACTGATCCATCTTTATGCTTGGAACACGCATCTGCTCTTGGGCTTGGCCCAGAGGATGAAAAAATCGGTTCTCAGCCAGACTCTGGACCGTTTCTCGCGTGCGGGGTTCGGCAGCACGCCCGTTGAGATCGCGACACTTACCGGATCAATCTTCCTCGCGTTTGCTGAATCAACAGGAAATACGGAGGCCATGGCCGCCATCGCACAGATCAACGAACGTCTATTCTATCAGCGAGTCGCTGGAGCAGCCAAGATCAAGGAGGCTGCTAGAGAGCTGCGTACAATGACAAATTCCGCTGTGGCCGATGTCCATAAGAGCGTCCATCGGCGCATTGAATCTTACCATGAGCGGAGAATCGACCATCAACAGCAAATTATCCAGAAGCAGGCGCAAGAGGCGTTGGAACGCTAA
- a CDS encoding asparagine synthetase B family protein, producing the protein MPFQYVILLESESDSRERRSDQLMAGTGLVLTKRTKDYLLFTNAPADVIDLGETGVILGSLFPTFGPPERQRQLDGKEADQITASSVRHLLERYWGSYIALHRGATGHHVLRAPLGTLSCLYVRGHDYVAFASRAKLLVQAGLARGSVDWQALAHYLYLRDLPSPHTALLEFRELLPGTEITISSQTTAIAQLWSPWSYVDSRGDAADPVLDVKVERTIQNCVAAFASQFDNVVATLSGGLDSSVVLACLARSRTNVTALTISTQDPNGDERPYAKCMSQHAQVELLEEFYHLEDIDLGKSVASHLPRPSGRIHEQAYRAAVARIAQSQNVAAIFTGNGGDNIFYNSASVRPIIDRFLLQGIGPSLATMLDVASLTRTSLFRVILETARLVVHDGGKCRWKPTPQLLSEELLAAQAHLPIEHPWLTPNDRLIPGKAGHINMLLRMQHHVEGYSPDLPFTVVNPIAAQPIVELCLAIPSWRACTGGRNRAFIRDAFSTQLPGTILNRTTKAGPDSFILALLDARIEQIRERLSYGHLSRQGILNRTELDEIFRTGRCRDPVYYLRLMALLDTEAWLDQWIAPGVSSLD; encoded by the coding sequence ATGCCGTTTCAGTATGTGATCTTGCTCGAAAGTGAGTCAGACAGCCGGGAACGACGGTCCGACCAGTTAATGGCCGGGACCGGTCTTGTCCTGACGAAGCGGACAAAGGACTATCTGCTCTTCACCAACGCACCCGCGGACGTGATCGACCTTGGGGAAACCGGCGTCATTCTCGGATCCCTCTTTCCGACTTTTGGTCCGCCCGAGCGTCAACGGCAGCTGGATGGCAAAGAGGCAGATCAGATCACCGCCAGTTCAGTTCGCCATCTTCTGGAGCGCTATTGGGGAAGCTATATTGCCTTGCACAGGGGGGCCACTGGTCATCATGTCCTTCGAGCGCCGCTGGGCACGCTATCCTGCCTCTATGTCCGGGGCCATGACTATGTCGCCTTCGCGTCCCGGGCCAAGCTTCTTGTTCAGGCTGGCCTCGCTCGCGGCAGTGTCGATTGGCAAGCTTTGGCACATTATCTCTATCTCAGAGACCTGCCGAGCCCTCATACGGCTCTGCTCGAATTCCGAGAATTGCTGCCAGGAACAGAGATTACAATTTCCAGTCAGACCACGGCCATCGCGCAGCTATGGTCACCGTGGAGCTATGTGGACAGTCGGGGAGATGCCGCGGATCCAGTGCTGGATGTGAAGGTAGAGCGGACAATTCAAAACTGCGTTGCTGCCTTCGCCTCGCAGTTTGATAATGTCGTGGCCACACTTTCCGGCGGCCTGGATTCTTCCGTCGTCCTGGCATGCCTTGCCAGAAGCCGTACGAACGTGACGGCCCTCACGATAAGTACGCAGGATCCAAACGGCGACGAGCGCCCATATGCCAAATGTATGTCGCAGCATGCGCAGGTCGAATTGCTGGAAGAATTTTATCATCTGGAAGACATTGATCTCGGCAAATCAGTCGCCAGTCATTTGCCACGCCCGTCTGGCCGAATCCATGAGCAGGCCTATCGAGCGGCGGTAGCCAGGATTGCCCAGTCACAAAATGTCGCAGCCATTTTCACCGGCAACGGCGGCGACAACATATTCTATAATAGCGCATCGGTGCGCCCGATAATTGATCGCTTCTTGCTGCAGGGGATCGGTCCCAGTCTCGCGACGATGTTAGACGTTGCTTCGCTAACCCGGACAAGCCTTTTCAGGGTCATCTTGGAAACCGCCCGTCTAGTGGTGCACGATGGCGGCAAATGCCGCTGGAAGCCGACACCGCAATTGCTCAGCGAAGAACTCTTGGCCGCTCAGGCGCACCTTCCAATCGAACATCCGTGGTTGACGCCGAACGATCGTTTGATTCCCGGCAAGGCGGGGCACATCAACATGCTGCTTCGTATGCAACATCATGTCGAGGGCTATTCGCCTGACCTTCCATTCACCGTAGTGAACCCGATCGCCGCCCAACCGATAGTCGAGCTTTGCCTGGCTATACCAAGTTGGCGCGCTTGCACGGGCGGACGAAATCGCGCTTTCATTCGCGATGCATTTTCCACCCAGCTTCCGGGCACGATTCTTAACCGGACGACAAAGGCTGGGCCAGACAGTTTCATTCTTGCCCTGCTAGACGCCCGTATTGAGCAAATTCGCGAGCGCCTCTCCTACGGACATCTCAGCCGGCAGGGGATTCTGAATCGGACCGAGTTGGACGAGATTTTTCGAACGGGTCGGTGCCGAGACCCAGTATATTATTTGAGGCTGATGGCGTTGCTCGACACGGAGGCTTGGCTAGACCAATGGATCGCGCCTGGCGTGTCCTCGCTCGATTAA